A single Lolium perenne isolate Kyuss_39 chromosome 6, Kyuss_2.0, whole genome shotgun sequence DNA region contains:
- the LOC127310516 gene encoding F-box/LRR-repeat protein 13 — MVPPTMPHGLPPGTLSSGMDLLLNFLYSYLPEPPVRTTASLCCAAAGDSADRVSRLPDDLLRRVVSLLPAKDGARTTALSSRWRHLWRSTPLVLVDTHLLPGGDGERRPAHVGAASRAVTSAVSAVLESHPGPFPFASLTCSFMVHADDRLLARWFLLLAAKGVHELVFVNRPFPIPGLRLPPAIFSCASLRRLCIGAWVLPDTTALPRSAAFPNLRQLFLSCVVMEANDLDFVLAVSPALEILTVTGSLTPLRARLTSHSLRSVQFCLSIMNEIAVVDAPRLERLFLWKNWNERHGLSDVKTTVKIDHVSKLRVLGYLEPGVHLLQIGNTIIEAGSKASTHNTVPSVQMLAVQLQFAFCSEVEMLPIFLRCFPNVETLVVESRAHRETLSNLNLKIWQRANPIECVQSHLRTLAFHELQGRHNEFDFLKFIAENARKLERMFIVMKSELTYAERQVVFAGVGALYSAHWASRDCTVQYTISSLPVGSSTWNFPAGSELSLDDPFEAFRED; from the exons ATGGTGCCCCCGACGATGCCGCACGGGCTCCCACCGGGCACGCTCAGCTCCGGCATGGACCTCCTCCTCAACTTCCTCTACTCCTACCTGCCGGAACCCCCCGTCCGCACCACCGCCTCCCTCtgctgcgccgccgccggcgacagCGCCGACCGGGtcagccgcctccccgacgaTCTCCTCCGCCGCGTGGTCTCCCTTCTCCCCGCCAAGGACGGCGCCCGCACCACCGCGCTCTCCTCACGctggcgccacctctggcgctcCACCCCGCTCGTCCTCGTCGACACCCACCTCCTCCCCGGGGGCGACGGGGAGCGTCGGCCCGCCCACGTTGGCGCCGCCTCGCGCGCCGTCACCAGCGCCGTCTCCGCCGTCCTCGAGTCACATCCTGGGCCCTTCCCCTTCGCGAGCCTCACCTGCAGCTTCATGGTCCACGCCGACGACCGCCTGCTCGCGCGCTGGTTCCTGCTCCTCGCCGCCAAAGGCGTCCACGAGCTCGTCTTCGTCAACCGCCCCTTCCCCATACCAGGCTTGCGCCTCCCTCCCGCAATCTTCAGCTGCGCCTCGCTCCGCCGGCTCTGCATCGGCGCCTGGGTGCTCCCGGACACCACCGCCCTCCCACGCAGCGCGGCCTTCCCCAACCTCCGCCAGCTCTTCCTTAGCTGCGTCGTCATGGAGGCCAACGACCTCGACTTCGTGCTCGCCGTCAGCCCTGCGCTGGAGATCCTCACGGTCACCGGAAGCCTCACCCCGTTGCGTGCTCGTCTCACCAGCCACAGCCTACGGTCCGTGCAGTTCTGCCTGTCCATCATGAACGAGATCGCCGTGGTGGACGCCCCGAGGCTAGAGCGGCTCTTCCTGTGGAAAAATTGGAACGAGCGCCACGGCTTGAGCGATGTTAAGACCACCGTCAAGATCGACCATGTTTCTAAGCTGCGTGTGCTGGGATACCTGGAGCCAGGAGTGCACTTGCTGCAGATCGGCAACACCATCATCGAG GCTGGATCAAAGGCGAGCACGCACAACACTGTGCCAAGCGTCCAGATGTTGGCTGTGCAATTGCAGTTCGCATTCTGCAGTGAAGTCGAGATGCTTCCTATCTTCCTCAGATGCTTTCCTAACGTTGAGACGTTGGTTGTCGAG TCTCGGGCACATCGTGAAACGCTTAGCAACCTTAATCTGAAGATCTGGCAGAGAGCAAATCCTATCGAGTGTGTCCAGTCGCACCTCAGGACTCTGGCTTTCCATGAGCTACAAGGGAGGCACAATGAGTTTGATTTCCTCAAGTTCATCGCAGAGAATGCGCGGAAGCTGGAGAGGATGTTCATCGTGATGAAAAGTGAGCTAACCTATGCCGAGAGGCAAGTGGTGTTTGCCGGAGTTGGTGCCCTTTATTCTGCTCATTGGGCTAGTAGGGACTGCACCGTGCAATATACGATCAGTAGCTTGCCTGTTGGAAGTAGTACCTGGAACTTCCCAGCGGGATCAGAGTTGTCTCTTGATGATCCTTTTGAGGCATTCCGTGAAGACTAG